In Telopea speciosissima isolate NSW1024214 ecotype Mountain lineage chromosome 10, Tspe_v1, whole genome shotgun sequence, the DNA window AAAcatacttaattcttctaattgaAGGATGGTGAAAATATACATAAGCTCATTTTAAGTCAAACTAGAAGAAGCTCAAGTTTTTTGACTGAATTTTAGTCAAACAATTAAGAGCGGATCTCTTCACTCATATATTCGGATGGAACTCTTGAAATATTGGAAAGGGTAAGGGTAGTTCGAACATTCGTTAAAGAGCAGGTCATTATGGCATTCCAATGGTGTTATTTATTTAGTTAAATTAAAGTATGAAATGACATTTCCGAAGTCGTTAACCTCCCCTCTCAAATTCTCAATCCATCTGCTTCAAAAACATTGATTTTCAGCTGAAATTCCAAAGCCTTCTCAGCAGTGATCGAGATCGAATCATAACAAAACGATCGAAATGGCTGGAAAGTCAATATTTTGAAGAGTGTTCTCCCGTGGAACCCCTTAGCGTGAGAGGGTATCCACTAAAATATCACTCTGACAAAGTTTCATATTTAGTAGTCAAATATATGATAGATAATATCATAAATATCCAAAAATCACTTTGAGAAAGTGTTTCATATGTAGTAGTCCAATACCAATTCAGATCATCTACGGCGCAGGTGTccgtagcggcctgtgcggTGCAGACTGGGCTGCACATTCAATGGCCGTTTTACCCCCCATTCGGCAAgacgtttgggcaggggtaagacgaTCTTTGCATGAGCAGCTCAATCTGCGCTGCACAGACTGCTATGGGCAGCAcaccatagaggatctggatctgtCCAATACATGATGGATAACCCGAAAGCTCCAACGTTCCTGAGGTAGGTTCCAAAGACATTGGGAGAAAACCCACTAGCTATGATATCATGTAAATATCTAATTCAAAATCTCCAACTATTAAATAAAGGAAAGTTCTCGAGGCTAATTGATATGGGACTAACAAATATATCAGACGGCCATcttaccacacacacacacaaaaagagAGAGCAAATTTAAAGGAACAAATAGTTTACTATTAAGGAATAGGAACCACCCTTATTTATTTAGCCACTCAATTATTTAGGTTTGATTCATACAAGTGTCCCGAAGGGCTTCCTTTTCATAATACCATTGCATGATTAATACATCTGATAGCATCTTAGGTATATATAATTTACTTGAAGTAGTCCTAACCAATAGTAGGTTCTCTTGTCACGATGCCATTTTCATCGACCCAAACACGAACCCTAGTGCAGACGTAGTCTGTGGTAACAGACGATCCTTCCAGCACAATCACAGCAGTAACTGTGGGATTCTCCTCTCAATTGTTTCTACTGCAACTTCCCTTGTTCCCCAACTAGCTCTGGCCATGAACTCTTCCCTATATTTATAGGAAACCAAATAACATAAACATGCATCTATCATATAAGAAAATTATAAAGCAAATATAAGAATCCTTCTCCAATACTTACCAGTGCATTCGGTTGACATGATTGATTGTCTCTCTAGATCTTCTTTTGCCTTAATTTTTATCTCCTACTCCTTGTGAATTTGATAGCTCTTACGTACAAAGAGtttagtatttatagagtagTGAAATAAAGGCAGGTGTGTGCCTTATATTGAATTTTAGAAGCTTGAATTACACGAAACCTGAAAGTTGACTTTTTGACTTTTCAATATTCTTACAACATTTCAAGGTATACAACCATAATCACTACTCAACAATCACCGGGATGATAAGAATAAAGAGTTTTCTCATGTCTTCTTTTCTTCACCACcacacaaataaaaataaagttatGAGAGAGGATTGGGTACGGCGTTACAGCTAGCAGTTGTGTCCAATGTAGAGGATGGGATGAGAGAGACTTGGGTTGGGTAGAATACCAATATGCCTAGACTTTACCccaaaattatatattttttcaatatttGCAGAGTAATTAAAGAAGGGTTTTGGCTGATATAACCATTGTCGGTCACATCAAGTGTATCACCGTGAATTGATGATCTTAACCATAAATACAAACTGGTGGTCCTCATATTCATAGGTTAGAGTATTGAGGTATTTTtaataatgaaaattttaaccTTATAATGATCTTTTGTCTTATATACAatattatttttgtcatttttataTGATGTAGAATGATTACAACTCATTATCATATCTATGATTATTGGAAATTATCTCATTAAAGAAATTGTGAGCATAAATAGGATTAATAAGTCATATTTGTTAACAAATacaaaatatttatatattttataggtTGGCCATTCTTCAAGAACTTTTTCCTTATAAACAAGATCAGACCTTATAGAGTCGAGTGGACTGTGGAGGTTATCTTTGACTGGACCAACCATTTCATAGGAAATTCCTCCTCCTAGATTagtcacatatcaaattttatgattttaattaAATCATTATCGAACCTATCATGTTAGGACTTTTATCATTGTTTCTTCAAATTATAAGAAGTTATCCTAAAACCACCAATGTGGGAATGCCTACCAATTTTAACACCTTTGGGAAGAAGTAGATTGAGTTAAAACTTTTAAAAGATAATTAAAGATGATGATATggataaaatgtcaaaaaatttgaaagtcAATATAGGATTATTGTCACATGGTAGATATTTGTGGACCTAGTAGTTTATATGGAAATGTCAAAAATGGATCCAATGGGCTTTATTAGATCTTTCATTGAAGTCAAATAGTATATTGTTCATGTTCATATTCGATTTGTTTTAGAGAGGAGAGTGGAAGCAGAGATGAAACATGTTAGATTTAGTATGTGAATGCTAGCTATTCCAGCATATATATTGGACCAGATCATAAAGTTCGATCAAATTGGTTGAGATAATGGAATGGACATCACAAGTCTAAAACAGATTTGGTTTGTTCTTTCAAAtttgtactctctctctctctcagtctttgGGGAGTTAAGGACTTGACTAATATCGTTTAGTTTAATTTTTGCAATAATGAGGCAGTTTACATTCGAAAGGGAAAAGATCGCTATCTGGTCGGGTGAatatgcctagacacagggctgtgtgaaatgactatcgtgcccccatgaaaagataaaaatttaTGAGGGCACAACGGTCATTTTGTGCAgccctgtgtctaggcataggagcCACGCACCGCACACGACCAAGTAGGTTCTCCCATCAAGTCCATCAAATAAGGGGTCTAAGAGTTTTTATGACATTTCAAATTGGCATTTATGCCAATCTGACTACATTTAACGCAAGTCGTGTATGtacacgaccgtgcatgaaaacttttgcctatacaatatttatttgtcttttttttctttaatgtgATAATCTTCTTGTATTAACGTATGATGACAATATTCTATGCGTAGTATAGTGTGAGCATCATGGTTCATGATCTCAGTATCGACTGGATCGATCGAATCGACTGATACGGATCGAGATCGCCCAAACTCGGGTAAATATGACACTTTGGTCCTTGTTTTCCTATaagaaaaacttttttttaaaacatttttacccctgtccgtatagttggattggattggtatcGGGAACAGTCTCAGCCGATACCAATCCAATCTGACCAAAATCTGCCGATCCgatctgatacctcaaaccatgatgcACATAGAGCCATAGATAGAATTAAAAAATCATATATACTAATATCCTTATTAAAGAAAACATAATATGGGGAgcagttctctgtgggggagtgtagggcggtcattttgtcCCCACTATGTTTGGGCGTGGCTTGCACCCCCACCCCGACAAAGAACATTTTGCCTATTCATATACTTTATAAGTTGGCTATATGCGTCGAGAGCTTTTCCCTCTAAACAAGATCTGGCCTTGTAGAGCCGTGTGGAGGCTATCTTTGACTGAACCCACCATTTTGTACGAAATTTCTCATCCCAAGTTAGCCACATGTTGCTATGTGGGTCTTGAATTCGTATACCTATTTTAAAGTTTGAACAGCTTTGACAATTTTTTTGTGCTAATCCGAATGAGAAATTTTGTGAATTCTGTGATAGTAGAGGAGGGCCAGAGCCCGTCACCAATCTCGTTTTGGGGTGTAGGGGCTTTGCTCATGTGGTACAATATCAGTCCATACGCCAGAAAACATCTTAAGATTTAAAACTATGGTGCTAGAAGCACGCGCATGATAGGGATCTCAAATGTGCAATTTAAGCACAGGCTCAACTTGACCTTAATCCAGGACAGAAACCTGGTAAAATTCTGTTACTGGACAAGGGAGTGGAATATGATTCAATGGTTgaaagtagggatgtaaatggataatcgaaaattcgAATCCGATCAACGTGTGTATCcatttagggacatccgtattcgttcagagatatccaaaaaaaaaaatccgaatacttcgaTAAAATCCGTttggaaaaaaatccaaatgctTGTAAAAagttaagtaaataatgatcttgatggtttttgaagattcaataagttctagaatatgtGGAAAAGAGAATCacgatctaagagatatggattgagagtgaaatgtatccgctagggggaggaaggttctgGGTTACaaaaggcagagatgtaaatggatggtcgaaaatccaaattcgatttgcatccgaatccgtttaaaGGTTAAAGGTACGTATTCGATTTCGGCCAAagatatccgaatccgatcacatccaatcCATATCCGAACTGAATCCAATCCATCTACACCCCTAGTTGAAAATCATCTGATGGACGGATAAgtttttgacatttttatttgttgatttTGGGTGCgtgggggttggggggagtAAATTCTTGAGGTTCAAAcatacttaattcttttaattgaAGGATGGTGAAAATATACACAAGCTCATTTTAAGTCAGACTAGAAGAAGCTCAAGTTTTTTGACTGAATTTTAGTCAAACAATTAAGAGAAGATCTCTTCACTCATACATTCTATTGTTCGGATGGAACTCTTGGAATATTGGAAAGGGTAGTTCGAACATTCGTTAAACAGCAGGTCATTATGGCATTCTAATGGTGGGTTTATTCTCTTTACCCATAATAACATTTCGGAAGACGTTAACCTCCTCCTCTCCCATCCATCTCCTTCACAAACATTGATTTGCAGCTGAAATTTCAAAGCCTTCTCAGCAGTGAGATCGAGCCATAACAAAACGATGGAAATGGCTGTAAAGTCAATATTTTGAAGAGTTTGTTCTCCCGTGGAGCCTCTAGCGTGAGAGAGTATCTATTAAAATGTCACTCAGCTCCGAGAAAGTGTTTCATATTTATTAGTCCAATATATGATGGATAATATCGTAAATATCCAAAAATCACTTTGAGAAAGTGTTTCATATGTAGTTGTCCAATACCAATTCAGATTGTGTACGACgcagctgcccgtagcggcctgtgcgCCGTAGACTGGACCGCGGGTGCAATGATCActttacccccgctcgggcaagacGTTTGGACAGGAGTAAGACGATCTTTGCGCATACGTACAGGTCAGTTTGCGCCACACAGACCGCTACGGGCAAtgtgccgtagaggatctggatccgtcCAATACATGGTGGATAACCCAAAAGCTCCAACGTTCCCAGAGGTAGGATCCGAAGACATTTGGAGAAAaccgaccggctatgatgtcaTGTAAATATCTAATTCAAAATCTCGAACTATTGAGTTGAGGGAAGATCTCAGGGCTAATTGATGTGAGACTATTCTCCCAACAAATACACCAGAAGGACatcttaaccccccccccccctccaccacacacacacacacacacacacacacacacaaggctaaccgatgtgggactattcttccAACAAATATATCAGACGGCCATcttaccacacacacacacaaagagagagagagagaaaatttaaAGGAACAAATAGTTTACCATTAAGGAATAGGAACCACCCTTATTTATTAAGGCACTCTATTATTTAAGTTTGATTCATACAAGTGTTCCAAAGGGCTTCCTTTTCATAATACCATTACATAATTAATACATTTGATAGCATCTTAGGTATATATAATCTACTCGAAGTAGTCCTAACCAATTGTAGGTTTTCTTGTCACAGTGCCATTTTCGTCGACCCAAACACGAACCCTAGTGCAGACATAGTCTGTGGTAACAAACGATCCTTCCGGCACAATCACAGCAGTAACTGTGGGATTCTCCCTCTCAATTGTTTCTACTGCAACTTCCCCTTGTTCCCCAACCAGCTCTGGCCATGAACTCTTCCCTATTTATATAGAAAACCAATTAACATAAACATATGCATATATATCATATCAGAGAATtataaaacaaatatatataagaATCCTTCTCTAATACTTACCAGTGCATTCGGTTGACATGATTGATTGTCTCTCTAGATCTTCTTTTGCCtttaatttctttctccttctccttgtgAACTTGATAGCTCTTACGTCCAAAGAGTTTAGTATTTATAGGTAATTGGGTTCTTTTGACTAACAAACCGTTTATACGTAAAGTTTGatttgttttggggttttgggtgCTTTATATTGAACTTTAGAAGCTTGAAATACACGAAATCTTAAATTTGACTTTTTGACTTTTCAATATTCTTACAACATTTCAAGGTATACAACCATAATCACTGCTCAACAATCATCGGGATGATAAGAATAAAGATTTTTCTCATGTCTTCTTTTCTTCAccatacaaataaaaaataaagttatgAGAGAGGGTTGGGTACGGCGTTATAGCTAGCAGTTGTGCCCAATGGAGAGGATGGGATGAAACAGACTCAGGTTGAGTAGAACACCAATATGCCCAGTCTTTACCCCAAAGTTATATATTTTTCCGATATTTGTAGAGCAATTAAAGAAGGGTTTTGCTCGATATAACTATTGTCGGTTACATGAAGTGTATCATCGTGACGATCTTAACCCCAAATATAAATTGGTTGTCCTCAAATTCATAGGTTAAAGTATCGAGgtattttttggtaatgaaaaaATTTAACCTCATAATGATATTTGTCCTATATACAATattatttttgtccttttttataCTGCGTAGAATGATTACAACTCATTATCATATCCATGCGTACAAGAAATTGTGAGCATAAATAGGATTAATAAGTCATATTTGTTAACGAACACAAAAATATTCATATACTTTATAAGTTGGTTatcttcttcaagaacttttTCCTTATAAACAAGATTTGACTTTATAGAGTCGTGTGGACTGTGGAGGTTATCTTTGACTGTATCAATCATTTCATAGGAAATTCTTCCTCCCAGATTagtcacatatcaaattttgtgatttcaattaAGTCCTTATCGAACCTATCATGTTATGACTTTTATCCTTATTTCTTTAAATTAGAAGAAGTTATCCTAATGCCACCAATGTGGGACTGTCTACCAATTTTCATAACTTCATATCTCAATTGGGAAGAAGTAGATTGAGTTAAAACTTTTCAAAGATAATTAAAGATGATGATATggataaaatgtcaaaaattttgaaaatcaataTAGGATTATTGTCACATGGTAGATATTTGTGGACCTAGTACATATGGAAATGTCAAAAGTCCAATCTTTATTATGGAAATTGTCAAAAAATGTTCATGATTCGGTTTGTTCTTTTAAAACTGGTATAAGATCTTTCATTGAAGTTGCATTGTTCATGTTCATattgtttgttcttttaaatTTGTGCTTAATTAAATATATTGTTCAtgttcattctttttcttttaaatttgtaTAGTCATTTAAATTAATACTGGTATAAGATCTTTCATTGAAGTCAAATAGTATATTGTTcatgttcatattcggtttgTTCTTTTAAATTTGTACTCAAGTCATTTAAAATTAATACTCGGTATAAGATCTTTCATTGAAGTCAAATAGTATATTGTTcatgttcatattcggtttgTTCTTTTAAATTTGTACTCAAGTCATTTAAATTAATACTCGCATAAGATCTTTCATTGAAGTCAATTGAAGTTCATATTGGTTTGTTCTTTAAACTTGTATCAGTCATTTAAATTAATATATAAGATCTTTGAAGTCAAATAGTATATTTTCATGTTCATattgtttgttcttttaaatTGTATCAAGTCATTTAAATTAATATTATAAATCTTTCATGAAGTCAAATATATATTGTTcatgttcatattcggtttgTTCTTTTAAActtgtactctctctctctctctctctctctctctctctctctaagtcTTTGGATTCGGCTGAAAATAATGTATGTGAAGGTGATGGCTAGGAAGGGGAGTTAAGGACTTAAGTAATGTCGTTTAGTTTAATTTTTGCAATGAGGTGGGTTACATTCTAAAGGGAAAAGATTGCTACCTCGTCGGGTGCCTATGCCTATGCACAAGGCTGTGTGAATTGACTGTCATGTCCTcatggaaaggtgaaaatctATGAGGGCACGACGGTCATTTTACGCAgccctgtgtctaggcgtaggagcCACGCACCGCACACGACCAGGTAGCATTATTTGTCCCTATATTGTAATTTCACCTATACTTGAAAAATGGGATCcgaatcctctccaatgagggcatcgcccaatgagCATCAAACGGCTGGATTGCCTAGACACGTGCTGGGATGTGTGCCAAGCaacccaaccattggatgcctcattgggcgaTCTCCTCACTAGAGAGGAATCCTATCGAGAAATATGTATATGACAATGACacattttgataatgacatagtGATATGTCGCTTTTAAATTacttttgaaaacccttttataccttTAACTTAAACatagaattttaaaattttgaacaaTTATAAAAGGATGTGTccagttctaaatacacctatagaggtgttaATTACACATTCCCATACTAATAGTATAATAATACCTTTCCATTATCATAcctttgtttgggtttttaacCTTGTGCTTGTTACAGTGCTTTTTAGCTCTTTCCTTGCATCTCATTATAATTTTTGATTATATATCAAGGTTTTCATTAGTGATTTTATGTTGGTTTTctgttttcttgtttgtttttggtCTTCTACTATTTTCTGATCTAGAATTTTGTTTTTCCTAATATTGTTCATCTATATTTGTTTCTGTTTCCTGATATCCAATATTATCTTGTCTATTTATTGTTGATCCTCCTTAATCTTTGCATAGTATCTTTTAGTTGGTCTTCTAATTCTGTGTTAAATTCTTAGTTGGTATCCAGTGGTGTGTTCTCTACATTCATGagagtacaaaaaaaaaaaaaaaaaatacccctgGTTCCcaaagagactgtttccagagacttgaacccatgatcATTTCGTTAAAATTGTAAATAGGACACAGGCCAGGCCGAGTCCAAgccgcccacaaggggcaggcTGGACCCAACCCGACCCGCAACACGTGGAGAGAACCAGCCACTGAAGTGGCTGggtctcttcccccctcttAGATCGATTCCCAGTGGGAGTCTAAATAGGGGCAGGGGTCTTaaggttttggttttaaattgaaAGACTATAACCCTAAGACTAAATCatctgagaaaccaaattctccTTCTCCCAagtgttttgtgttctctttggaattccatctcttcctagggatttgtggtgtAAAGTTTTCTatggagaaacctttcaagaTATTCAAAGATCGTGAAGGAGATTGTTCGAGTTCGTGAAGCTTGTAATCAAATTGGTACGAGATCCTCTTCCGCTGAGTTTCCATCTCCGTTCAGGTAATACCCTAACGAgtgatgatttatttacaaaTATGAAGcaacctgtttttttttttttggggtaaggaAATGaagcaactttttttttttggggggtaagagaaatgaagcaaccttaccgttgcagaAAGCTCCACCCTTATGGATATAAGATATATACTTCATTTATCACCAACaggataaaaataataattttcatGTATATCCTTTAAACACCACTTTTGGGTTTTACATTTCGGCCCATTACAACAATAAAACCTAAGAAGTAGATCCAACCCAAACTGTTACTAAAACCTGGCCCAAATTTAAACCAAGCCTGTGTTACAAGTTCAAGGTCAAATCCACCACCTACCTCTAGTGTGTAGGGCCCACATCCCATGGAGGGTCCAGATTTGACTCCACACATCCCTATGTGGGGACCTGATCAAACTCATTTTAAGGGACCTACACGCTCTGATCTGCAACTCCGAACTTTGGAATACTTCAGCACAATAGGTGTTCTGGTCTTTTATATTCTTAggcacaacacacacacacattaacAATGAATAACAATTCAAATGTTTGACTTACCGCGAGACCAGACCCCTTTTGATATATATCCCCATTTCCTCCATTATGAAATATGCATGGAGAAAGTTACAAATCTCCACCACAACGTTTGGCAGTTACAATTCTTAACACCCAACGTTCGTCAGTTACATTCTCAACCGCCAACACCCAATGTTCAAATCCCAACGGGTAGCTTATGGAAATGTGCTGATGTGGAAATATTGGGCCACACCAGTTTATATCCGCATAGTTCAAGGTCAAATCCACCACCTACCTCTGCTGTGTaggacccacaccccatggagggtcCAGATTTGACTCCACACATCCCTATATGGGGACCTGATCAAACTCATTTTAAGGGACCTACACGCTCTGATCTGCAACTCCGAACTTTGGAATACTTCAGCACAATAGGTGTTCTGGTCTCTTATATTCTTAggcaacacacacacacacacattaacAATGAATAACAATTCAAATGTTTGACTTACCGCGAGACCAGGCCCCTTCTGATATTTATCCCCATTTCCTCCATTATGACATATGCATGGAGACAGTTACAAATCTCCACTACAACGTCTGGCGGTTACAATTCTTAACACCCAACGTTCATCGGTTACATTCTCAACCATCAACACCCAATGTTCAAATCCAAACGGGTAGCTTATGGAAATGTGTTGATGTGGAAATATTGGGCCACACCAGTTTACATCCACATAGTTTAAGGTCAAACCCACCACCTACCTCTACTGTGTaggacccacaccccatggagggtcCAGATTTGACTCCACACATCCCTATGTGGGGACTTGATCCAAACTCATTTTAAGGGACCTACACGCTTTGATCTGCAACTCCAAACTTTGGAATACTTCAGCATAATAGGTGTTCTGGTCTCTTATATTCTTAggcaacacacacacacacacattaacAATGAATAACAATTCAAATGTTTGACTTACTGCGAGACCAGGCCCCTTTTGATATTTATCCTCATTTCCTCCATTATGAAATATGCATGGAGACAGTTACAAATCTCCACCACAATGTCTGGCGGTTACAATTCTTAACACCCAACGTTCGTCGGTTACATTCTCAACCATCAACACCCAATGTTCAAATCCAAACAGGTAGCTTATGGAAATGTGCTGATGTGGAAATATTGGGCCACACCAATTTACATCCGCATAGTTCAAGGTCAAATCCACCACCTACCTCTACTATGTaggacccacaccccatggagggtcCAGATTTGACTCCACACATCCCTATGTGGGGACCTGATCCAAACTCATTTTAAGGGACCTACACGCTTTGATCTGCAACTCCAAACTTTGGAATACTTCAGCACAATAGGTGTTCTGGTCTCTTATATTCTTAggcaacacacacacacacacattaacAATGAATAACAATTCAAATGTTTGACTTACTGCGAGACCAGGCCCCTTCTGATATTTATCCTCATTTCCTCCATTATGAAATATGCATGGAGACAGTTACAAATCTCCACCACAATGTCTGGCGGTTACAATTCTTAACACCCAACGTTCGTCGATTACATTCTCAACCATCAACACCCAATGTTCAAATCCAAACGGGTAGCTTATGGAAATGTGCTGATGTGGAAATATTGGGCCACACCAGTTTACATCCACATAGTTTAAGGTCAAACCCACCACCTACCTCTACTGTGTaggacccacaccccatggagggtcCAGATTTGACTCCACACATCCCTATGTGGGGACCTGATCCAAACTCATTTTAAGGGACCTACACACTTTGATCTGCAACTCCAAACTTTGGAATACTTCAGCATAATAGGTGTTCCGGTCTCTTATATTCTTAggcaacacacacacacacacattaacAATGAATAACAATTCAAATGTTTGACTTACCGCGAGACCAGGCCCCTTCTGATATTTATCCCCATTTCCTCCATTATGAAATATGCATGGAGACAGTTACAAATCTCCACTACAACGTCTAGCGGTTACAATTCTTAACATCCAACGTTCGTCAGTTACATTCTCAATCGTCAACACCCAATGTTCAAATCCCAACGGGTAGCTTATGGAAATGTGCTGATGTGGAAATATTGGGCCACACCGTTTATATCCGCTTAGTTCAAGGTCAAATCCACCACCTACCTCTTGTGTaggacccacaccccatggagggtcCAGATTTGACTCCACACATCCCTATGTGGGGACCTAATCAAACTCATTTTAAGGGACCTACACGCTCCGATCCGCAACTCCGAACTTTGGAATACTTCAGCACAATAGGTGTTCGGTCTCTTATATTCTTAggcaacacacacacacacattaacAATGAATAACAATTCAAATGTTTGACTTACCGCGAGACCAGGCCCCTTCTGATATTTATCCCCATTTCCTCCATTATGAAATATGCATGGAGACAGTTACAAATCTCCACTACAACGTCTGGCGGTTACAATTCTTAACATCCAACGTTCGTCAGTTACATTCTCAATCGTCAACACCCAATGTTCAAATCCCAACGGGTAGCTTATGGAAATGTGCTGATGTGGAAATATTGGGCCACACCAGTTTATATCCGCTTAGTTCAAGGTCAAATCCACCACCTACCTCTGCTGTGTaggacccacaccccatggagggtcCAGATTTGACTCCACACATCCCTATGTGGGGACCTAATCAAACTCATTTTAAGGGACCTACACGCTCTGATCTGCAACTCCGAACTTTGGAATACTTCAGCACAATAGGTGTTCTGGTCTCTTATATTCTTAggcaacacacacacacattaacAATGAATAACAATTCAAAAGTTTGACTTACCGCGAGACCAGGCCCCTTCTGATATTTATCCCCATTTCCTCCATTATGAAATATGCATGGAGATAGTTACAAATCTCCACTACAACGTCTGGCAGTTACAATTCTTAACACCCAACGTTCGTCGGTTACATTCTCAACCATCAACACCCAATGTTCAAATCCCAACGGGTAGCTTATGGAAATGTGCTGATGTGGAAATATTGGGCCACACCAGTTTACATCCACATAGTTCAAGGTCAAATCCACCATCTACCTCTGCTGTGTAGGACCCACATCCCATGGAGGGTCCAGATTTGACTCCACACATCCCTATGTGGGGACCTGATCCAAACTCATTTTAAGGGACCTACACACTTTGATCTGCAACTCCAAACTTTGGAATACTTCAGCACAATAGGTGTTCTGGTCTCTTATATTCTTAGGcaacacacacgcacacattAACAATGAAAAACAATTCAAATGTTTGACTTAC includes these proteins:
- the LOC122643730 gene encoding glu S.griseus protease inhibitor-like, whose protein sequence is MQASSEQLNVDDELLCVPRYDDIDTPYFRGGNGKLKMIARLRDNQSCQPNALVRKSSWPELVGEQGEVAVETIERENPTVTAVIVPEGSFVTTDYVCTRVRVWVDENGTVTRKPTIG